A genomic segment from Amyelois transitella isolate CPQ chromosome 15, ilAmyTran1.1, whole genome shotgun sequence encodes:
- the LOC132902546 gene encoding uncharacterized protein LOC132902546: MTKNLRALSSLGQPTDKWDMLLIFMFSSKLDSQTLTKWEEYRNTLEDIPNLNNFKQFLINRADVLEAINRTNYDINSSNKRSPTFARSPQSQKTNSANNKNTKNISYTKSFASTNSERTNVFVCIICGDNHRIYDCAIFKAKSVQDKLSDVKKFKLCSNCLRQGHPLNECRMGPCRECKKRHNTLLHDPDSNKTSSTTESNIAVNHSSQNQQQVLLSTALIEVCNPVTRATSKVRALLDSGSQSSFISSSLKDELALNSTRIDNLRIIGIGNSNCNNVTESCTIKINSINTPFSVQLSCLVLNELTSGLPKTPIDIKALKLPSSIVLADPTFYQPSKVDVLIGADLFWHVLGGEQRNLGPNLPKLHSSKFGWLISGPIYTKVNYNSVQCNHASVLQNADDEIHRMLPIFWNLEEVPNKTKLSDKDKFCEKHFLLNTTRLENGRFCVKLPLIDEPDCLGDTYALAKKRFINLEKRFKRNPTLKLEYSKFINEYKIAIYIRLFS; encoded by the exons ATGACAAAAAATTTACGCGCCTTGTCCAGCTTAGGCCAACCTACAGATAAATGGGATATGTTACTCATATTCatgttttcatcaaaattagaTAGCCAAACCCTAACTAAGTGGGAAGAATATCGGAATACACTGGAAGATATTcccaatttaaataattttaaacaatttttaataaatcgtgCAGATGTACTAGAGGCTATAAATAGAACTAATTACGACATTAACTCCTCAAACAAAAGGTCACCTACATTTGCACGCAGCCCTCAGTCTCAAAAGACAAATAgtgctaataataaaaatactaaaaatatttcctaTACAAAATCTTTTGCTAGTACTAATTCAGAGCGGACAAACGTATTTGTATGCATTATTTGCGGTGACAACCATCGAATTTATGATTGTGCAATTTTTAAGGCGAAGAGTGTCCAAGATAAATTAAGTGAcgttaagaaatttaaattatgctCTAATTGTCTTCGTCAAGGTCATCCGCTTAATGAATGTCGAATGGGACCGTGTCGTGAATGCAAAAAACGCCACAATACGTTGCTTCACGATCCTGACTCTAATAAAACTTCATCTACTACTGAATCTAACATCGCGGTAAACCATTCTTCACAAAATCAGCAACAAGTACTTTTGTCTACCGCACTTATAGAAGTTTGCAACCCAGTGACAAGGGCAACATCGAAGGTTCGAGCTCTCCTGGATTCAGGAAGCCagtcttcttttatttcttcttctctTAAGGACGAGTTGGCATTAAACTCAACTCGTATAGATAATTTGCGAATTATAGGTATAGGCAATAGCAACTGCAATAATGTGACTGAGTCATgcactattaaaattaattctataAACACGCCTTTTAGCGTTCAATTGTCTTGTTTAGTATTAAACGAGTTAACTAGTGGACTACCTAAAACTCCCATTGATATCAAGGCACTAAAATTGCCATCTTCTATAGTCTTAGCCGATCCTACATTTTATCAGCCTTCTAAAGTTGATGTATTGATAGGGGCTGATCTATTTTGGCATGTACTTGGGGGAGAACAAAGAAATTTAGGTCCTAATCTTCCAAAATTGCATAGTTCCAAATTTGGCTGGTTGATTTCCGGTCCTATATATACAAAAGTAAACTACAACTCCGTTCAATGTAATCACGCATCTGTTCTACAAAATGCAGACGATGAAATACATAGAATGCTTCCTATATTTTGGAATCTGGAAGAGGTTcccaataaaactaaattgagCGATAAGGATAAATTTTgcgaaaaacattttttacttaataccACAAGGCTAGAAAATGGTAGATTTTGTGTGAAGCTACCCTTAATAGATGAACCCGATTGCTTAGGTGATACTTACGCATTGGCTAAAAaacgttttattaatttagaaaaaagatttaaacgAAATCCAACTCTTAAATTGGAGTATTCTAAATTCATTAATGAATACAAAAT CGCCATCTACATCCGGTTATTCTCTTAA